In a single window of the Renibacterium salmoninarum ATCC 33209 genome:
- a CDS encoding glycerate kinase yields MAEGVFRVYPDADVDLLPMADGGEGTVAVAVATGFEERLTAVVGPILKPTGAVWAIKGTTAVIETAQASGFLLTDQTPEHALRAHSYGCGQLIAAALDAGATEIVLGLGGTAMTDGGTGALRALGLKLLDRHGALLPLGGGPLAEVAAIDISGLDARLTSVQIRLAVDVENPLSGLDGAAYVFAPQKGVDEAGVELLDVGLRNLASLLRQETGADVNVPGAGAAGGFPAAFLAFAGQHIGSVGIESGASLVAELVGLEAHIAAADLMVPGEGQIDKQSLAGKTPISVAKAAQAQDKPVVLVAGQFSIDFDELAAFGVVAAASTEGEGVDEGSRVGC; encoded by the coding sequence ATCGCCGAAGGGGTATTCCGGGTCTATCCGGATGCCGACGTCGATCTTCTGCCCATGGCCGACGGCGGCGAAGGTACGGTAGCGGTAGCGGTAGCGACTGGTTTTGAGGAACGTCTTACCGCGGTGGTTGGCCCAATCTTGAAGCCAACTGGAGCGGTCTGGGCGATCAAAGGCACGACGGCGGTCATTGAGACTGCGCAAGCCAGCGGATTCCTCCTCACGGATCAGACCCCTGAACACGCCTTGCGTGCACACAGCTACGGATGCGGACAATTAATCGCAGCGGCATTAGACGCTGGTGCCACAGAAATAGTTTTGGGACTGGGCGGTACCGCAATGACCGACGGCGGTACCGGTGCACTGCGCGCTTTGGGTTTGAAACTGCTGGATCGGCACGGCGCATTGCTGCCGTTAGGCGGAGGTCCTCTGGCTGAGGTTGCGGCGATTGATATCAGCGGTTTAGACGCCAGGCTGACTTCTGTGCAGATCAGATTGGCAGTAGATGTGGAGAATCCGCTGAGCGGTCTTGATGGTGCGGCATATGTTTTTGCACCGCAAAAGGGTGTCGATGAAGCCGGGGTGGAGCTACTCGACGTGGGTCTTCGCAACTTGGCCTCGTTGCTGCGCCAGGAAACCGGTGCAGATGTTAATGTGCCTGGCGCGGGTGCAGCTGGTGGTTTCCCCGCAGCTTTCCTGGCGTTTGCCGGTCAGCACATTGGCTCGGTTGGCATCGAATCGGGTGCTTCGCTGGTGGCCGAGCTAGTGGGTTTGGAAGCACATATTGCCGCGGCGGACCTCATGGTTCCTGGCGAGGGCCAGATCGACAAGCAATCGCTGGCTGGAAAAACTCCGATCAGCGTGGCCAAAGCTGCGCAGGCTCAAGATAAACCAGTAGTGCTGGTTGCTGGGCAGTTCAGCATTGACTTCGATGAACTTGCGGCGTTTGGTGTGGTTGCAGCTGCCTCGACGGAAGGGGAAGGTGTAGACGAGGGGAGTAGGGTGGGGTGCTGA
- a CDS encoding lipoate--protein ligase family protein, translating into MGSAGSIDLIDQTESAGAEADLQTGLDLLAEVKAGQRGRTLRLYRPEPTMAFGQRDANLPGFAASAAAARRHGFEPLVRKAGGRVAPYHQGCLVVDHLEPETDAVLKAKSRFSYFGQLFAEVLQNVGVDAGIGEIPGEYCPGEFSVHGNGSGLSLKLVGTAQRVVAGAWLFSSVIIVENGDPLRDVLIDCYRELGLDWDPTTAGAANDLQPGLVVEDVKAALLAAYGL; encoded by the coding sequence TTGGGATCTGCAGGATCCATCGATCTGATCGACCAGACTGAATCTGCGGGGGCCGAAGCAGATCTCCAAACTGGTCTCGATTTACTTGCTGAGGTGAAAGCTGGCCAGCGTGGCCGGACTTTGCGTTTGTATCGTCCAGAACCAACGATGGCGTTTGGCCAGCGGGATGCGAATTTGCCGGGGTTTGCGGCTTCGGCTGCTGCTGCTCGTCGGCACGGCTTTGAACCGTTGGTTCGGAAGGCTGGTGGAAGGGTAGCGCCTTACCACCAAGGCTGTCTAGTGGTAGATCATCTTGAGCCGGAAACCGATGCGGTTCTCAAGGCGAAATCTAGATTTAGCTATTTTGGCCAACTGTTCGCTGAGGTATTGCAGAACGTTGGCGTCGACGCTGGAATTGGCGAAATTCCCGGCGAATATTGCCCGGGCGAATTTAGTGTGCACGGCAACGGCTCTGGCTTGAGCCTGAAGCTGGTTGGCACGGCCCAGCGCGTTGTTGCCGGTGCCTGGTTATTCAGCTCAGTGATAATCGTTGAAAACGGCGACCCGCTTCGAGATGTGCTGATCGATTGCTACCGCGAGCTAGGGCTGGACTGGGACCCCACAACCGCAGGGGCGGCCAATGACTTGCAACCGGGCCTAGTCGTCGAAGACGTTAAGGCAGCATTGTTAGCTGCATACGGCCTGTAA
- a CDS encoding queuosine precursor transporter, with amino-acid sequence MSPTAPLDSAPRYAAIGSRYFGILLAIMGGIVILSGIGAVKGVQFGQIITDGGFFLFPFAYILGDVISEVYGFKAARKAVYTCFALSIFASLCYWIIIILPGFDDDFGHQKQAALESLLGPVPQLVAGSLIAFLAGQLLNSFIMSRFKARQGERRLWVRLLGSSGAGEFVDTLIFCAVAAPIIGITDFGGLVNYTVVGFVYKVALQYLLVPVTALVIGWIKKREPSYGLDAATA; translated from the coding sequence GTGTCACCCACCGCACCCCTTGATTCCGCACCCCGTTACGCCGCTATTGGCAGCAGATACTTTGGTATCTTGCTCGCGATTATGGGCGGCATTGTGATTCTGTCTGGGATTGGCGCTGTCAAAGGCGTGCAATTTGGCCAGATTATTACCGATGGCGGCTTCTTCCTCTTCCCGTTCGCCTACATCCTTGGTGATGTTATTAGCGAGGTCTACGGGTTCAAGGCAGCACGTAAAGCGGTCTACACCTGTTTTGCGCTCTCGATCTTCGCTTCCCTTTGCTACTGGATCATCATCATCTTGCCCGGCTTCGACGACGACTTTGGCCATCAGAAGCAGGCTGCGTTGGAAAGCCTGCTGGGGCCGGTACCGCAATTGGTAGCCGGTTCATTGATCGCCTTCCTAGCTGGCCAGTTGCTCAATTCGTTCATCATGTCCCGGTTCAAGGCGCGGCAAGGCGAAAGGCGGCTTTGGGTGCGACTCCTGGGCTCCTCTGGCGCTGGTGAATTTGTGGACACGCTAATTTTTTGCGCGGTGGCTGCGCCAATTATTGGCATCACGGACTTCGGCGGATTGGTTAACTACACTGTGGTCGGGTTCGTCTACAAGGTTGCCCTGCAGTATCTCTTGGTGCCAGTGACCGCGCTGGTGATTGGTTGGATCAAAAAGCGCGAGCCGAGCTACGGCCTAGACGCAGCAACTGCCTAG
- a CDS encoding thioesterase family protein, whose product MQTEAESYYRKLGEGRYESTIHAQGAWNPNEQHMAPVSGILVRELEAFSPRPDLRMARINFDILGMIPGGEFSIECKVLRPGKTIELVQAEMIASGRAAVRATAWCLQRSDTTAVAGLGDAAMPSLSEATSAQGLAEWPGGYIRSIDLQSVPGAVPGRGQSWLRGRYAMVEGEPTEDLVKLIGVADTANGIAPRIAPGEGTYIYPNTDLSIHLYREPEGEWLGLDTSVTFGSDGVGLTSSVLNDHRGPFGRAEQILTVRATTQQ is encoded by the coding sequence GTGCAGACAGAGGCAGAATCTTATTACCGTAAGCTCGGCGAAGGCCGCTACGAATCCACGATCCACGCGCAGGGCGCCTGGAACCCAAACGAGCAGCACATGGCGCCGGTTTCCGGCATTCTTGTCCGTGAGCTAGAGGCGTTTTCGCCACGCCCCGATTTGCGGATGGCTCGAATCAACTTCGATATCTTGGGCATGATCCCCGGTGGCGAGTTCAGTATCGAGTGCAAAGTACTCCGGCCAGGGAAGACCATTGAGTTGGTCCAGGCAGAGATGATTGCAAGCGGTCGTGCCGCCGTTCGCGCCACGGCCTGGTGTTTACAGCGTTCAGATACGACGGCGGTCGCGGGCTTGGGCGACGCGGCAATGCCTTCGTTGAGTGAGGCGACTAGTGCGCAGGGGCTGGCTGAATGGCCCGGTGGCTATATTCGATCGATTGATCTGCAATCAGTTCCTGGTGCGGTCCCGGGTCGAGGGCAGTCCTGGCTGCGCGGAAGATACGCAATGGTGGAAGGTGAACCCACTGAAGACCTGGTAAAGCTCATTGGTGTAGCAGACACCGCCAATGGCATAGCGCCACGGATTGCCCCGGGCGAAGGCACCTATATTTACCCCAATACCGATCTTTCGATTCATCTCTACCGTGAGCCCGAGGGTGAATGGCTAGGGCTGGATACTTCAGTGACCTTCGGCAGCGACGGAGTAGGATTGACCTCCTCGGTGCTGAATGATCATAGAGGTCCCTTTGGGCGGGCTGAACAGATTTTGACCGTGCGAGCGACCACTCAACAGTAG
- a CDS encoding GNAT family N-acetyltransferase, whose protein sequence is MISKVTLIARTSPLPTELDITTRSLSTEDISALGELYFSAYDAGFGEKSVEAATADITDTFAGKYGNFLADISQVALDESGKIIAAVLVVERSAEDNSPEVPLLIELFTDRDHRRRGLAERLVVISSDLLFQSGHREVSVRVDDSNSAALALYLSLEFRRAEADEDQD, encoded by the coding sequence ATGATCAGCAAAGTTACCCTGATTGCGCGGACCTCTCCCCTGCCAACTGAACTAGATATCACGACTCGAAGCTTGAGTACCGAGGATATTTCGGCATTGGGCGAGTTGTACTTCAGCGCTTACGACGCCGGTTTCGGTGAGAAATCGGTCGAGGCCGCAACCGCAGATATTACCGATACCTTCGCAGGGAAGTATGGAAATTTTCTTGCGGACATTTCGCAAGTTGCACTTGACGAGTCTGGCAAGATTATTGCCGCAGTGCTGGTGGTAGAACGTTCTGCCGAAGATAACAGCCCTGAAGTTCCTTTGTTGATTGAACTTTTCACCGACCGTGACCATCGCAGACGGGGCCTTGCTGAACGTCTGGTGGTCATTTCCAGCGATCTGCTGTTCCAGTCTGGACATCGGGAAGTCTCAGTCCGCGTTGACGACAGCAACTCGGCTGCATTAGCGCTGTATCTTTCGCTGGAGTTTCGCCGCGCAGAAGCTGACGAAGATCAAGATTAG
- a CDS encoding amino acid permease — protein sequence MNTPASPELAKSLKPRHLSMIAIAGVIGAGLFVGSGAAIQQAGPGILVAYAAAGLVVIFVMRMLGEMAAANPETGSFSAYADKAFGRWAGFSIGWLYAWFWIIVLGIEATAGAAIVHRWVPDIDQWVWALILMVLLTGTNVFSVKSFGEFEFWFASIKVAAIVVFLVLGVLAIFGLMPGVAAPGLSNLTGQGGFFPSGPGAVLAGILVVVFSFFGAEIATIAAGESADPATAVKKAVRSTVWRILVFYIGSIAIVVTLLPWNDANVAKSPYVAVMELYGIPGAGTIMDVVVLVSVLSCLNSGLYTASRMIFSLAQRGDAPKALQRIERSGVPRSAVLASTVVGFVTVGLNLFYPDTVFLFLVNTSGAVALFVWLAISVSQLILRQRMGAAAKDLPLKMWFFPYLPWITMLAIIAMLVGMFVLDANRESGIISAALAVVMIGIGVFRQRRANSP from the coding sequence ATGAATACCCCAGCGAGTCCAGAGCTGGCTAAATCGCTCAAGCCGCGGCACCTTTCAATGATCGCGATAGCTGGCGTCATCGGCGCCGGGCTTTTCGTGGGATCAGGTGCCGCCATTCAACAGGCCGGGCCGGGAATCCTGGTCGCCTATGCGGCCGCCGGCCTTGTGGTGATCTTCGTGATGCGGATGCTGGGCGAAATGGCCGCGGCAAATCCGGAAACGGGCTCGTTTTCCGCCTATGCAGATAAAGCTTTTGGTCGCTGGGCAGGGTTTAGTATTGGCTGGCTCTATGCCTGGTTCTGGATCATCGTGCTGGGCATTGAAGCAACCGCTGGTGCAGCAATTGTCCATCGTTGGGTCCCCGATATTGATCAGTGGGTTTGGGCGCTGATCCTCATGGTGCTGCTCACCGGGACGAACGTGTTCTCTGTGAAGTCATTCGGCGAATTTGAATTCTGGTTTGCGTCGATCAAAGTTGCGGCGATCGTGGTCTTTTTGGTCCTCGGCGTACTCGCGATTTTTGGTTTAATGCCAGGCGTCGCCGCTCCGGGACTGAGCAATCTCACCGGTCAAGGCGGCTTCTTTCCTAGCGGACCCGGTGCGGTACTCGCTGGTATTTTAGTAGTGGTGTTCTCGTTCTTCGGAGCTGAGATTGCCACGATTGCGGCTGGTGAATCTGCAGATCCGGCTACCGCGGTCAAAAAAGCGGTTCGCTCCACGGTTTGGCGGATTCTGGTGTTTTACATCGGCTCGATTGCCATCGTCGTGACGCTTTTGCCTTGGAATGATGCCAACGTGGCGAAAAGTCCGTACGTTGCCGTGATGGAGCTTTACGGCATCCCCGGCGCTGGGACGATTATGGACGTCGTCGTGCTAGTTTCAGTGCTTTCTTGTTTAAATTCCGGTTTATACACGGCCAGCCGAATGATCTTCTCGCTAGCGCAACGTGGTGATGCGCCGAAGGCACTGCAAAGAATTGAGCGCAGCGGTGTGCCCCGTTCCGCAGTGCTCGCCTCCACTGTGGTCGGCTTTGTCACGGTTGGTCTAAACCTGTTTTACCCGGACACAGTGTTTCTGTTTTTGGTGAACACCTCCGGTGCGGTGGCTTTGTTTGTTTGGCTCGCGATTTCCGTCTCGCAGTTGATATTGCGACAGCGGATGGGCGCGGCAGCAAAAGATCTGCCGCTCAAGATGTGGTTCTTCCCGTATCTGCCCTGGATCACGATGTTGGCGATTATCGCGATGCTCGTCGGCATGTTCGTGTTGGATGCGAACCGAGAGTCCGGCATCATCTCGGCAGCGCTCGCCGTCGTCATGATCGGAATTGGCGTGTTCCGGCAACGTCGGGCAAACAGCCCCTAA
- the tgt gene encoding tRNA guanosine(34) transglycosylase Tgt, whose protein sequence is MRLAIRNGLGCENRQVPQSDFSFTIGSKLSETSPTKSAEKPDGGEFLGRTGTISTPHGEIQTPAFIAVGTKATVKAVLPESMKELGAQALLANAYHLYLQPGPEIVDQAGGLGSFMNWSGPTFTDSGGFQVMSLGSGFKKVIDMVNIDQSGADDRVAPGKERLAHIDDDGVWFKSHLDGSKHRFTPEVSLQIQHQLGADVMFAFDELTTLHNSRGYQEEALERTRLWAERCISEHQRLIVERETKPYQALFGVIQGAQYEDLRRKASRDLGGMDIDGMQFDGFGLGGALEKENLGTIVRWCCEELPENKPKHLLGISEPDDIFVAIENGADTFDCVSPTRVARNSAFYTPFGRKNLSNAKYKRDFGPLMDGCDCYTCINYSRAYIHHLYKSKEMISATLISIHNERFVVKMVDDARLAIEDGSFFEFKDETLTNYYSA, encoded by the coding sequence ATGCGTCTGGCTATCCGAAACGGATTGGGCTGCGAGAATAGACAGGTGCCTCAATCAGATTTCAGCTTCACCATCGGCTCCAAACTCAGCGAGACGTCGCCAACTAAGAGCGCCGAAAAACCCGACGGCGGCGAGTTCCTAGGCCGCACCGGAACCATCAGCACCCCGCACGGTGAGATTCAGACGCCGGCCTTTATTGCCGTAGGCACCAAGGCGACCGTCAAAGCAGTGCTGCCCGAATCGATGAAAGAGCTTGGCGCGCAGGCGCTGCTCGCTAACGCTTACCACCTCTACTTGCAGCCCGGACCGGAGATCGTGGACCAAGCTGGCGGCCTAGGGTCGTTTATGAATTGGTCCGGCCCCACATTCACCGACTCCGGCGGATTCCAGGTGATGAGTCTGGGGTCTGGCTTCAAAAAAGTCATCGATATGGTGAATATCGATCAAAGCGGCGCGGATGACCGAGTTGCCCCCGGCAAGGAACGCTTGGCGCACATCGACGACGACGGCGTCTGGTTCAAGTCACATCTAGATGGTAGCAAGCACCGCTTCACCCCCGAAGTTTCACTGCAGATTCAGCACCAGCTGGGTGCGGACGTGATGTTTGCTTTCGACGAGCTCACCACATTGCACAACTCGCGCGGTTACCAAGAAGAAGCATTGGAACGAACCCGGCTGTGGGCCGAACGCTGCATCTCTGAACATCAGCGGTTGATTGTAGAACGTGAAACTAAGCCTTATCAAGCCCTTTTCGGCGTGATTCAAGGTGCTCAATATGAGGACTTGCGCCGCAAGGCATCCCGCGATCTTGGCGGCATGGACATCGACGGCATGCAGTTTGATGGCTTTGGCCTGGGTGGCGCGTTGGAAAAGGAAAATCTGGGCACGATTGTGCGCTGGTGCTGCGAAGAGCTGCCCGAAAATAAGCCGAAGCACTTGTTAGGCATCTCAGAACCGGATGACATCTTTGTCGCGATCGAAAACGGTGCCGATACTTTCGACTGCGTCTCCCCCACCAGAGTCGCCAGAAACTCTGCTTTCTACACGCCGTTCGGCCGTAAAAACCTTTCAAACGCAAAGTACAAGCGCGATTTTGGCCCGCTCATGGACGGCTGCGATTGCTACACCTGCATCAATTACAGCCGGGCATACATCCACCACCTCTACAAGTCCAAAGAGATGATTTCAGCAACGCTGATTTCCATTCACAATGAGCGGTTCGTGGTCAAAATGGTCGACGACGCACGGCTAGCTATTGAGGACGGTTCATTCTTCGAATTCAAGGACGAGACTTTGACGAATTACTACTCCGCCTAA
- a CDS encoding mycoredoxin, with protein sequence MSLTNSIEYTPAAGTITMFSTSWCGYCRRLKSQLDSPGIGYTEINIEEVAGSAELVEQLNNGNQTVPTVIFPDGTAATNPSLLEVKERLAA encoded by the coding sequence ATGAGTTTGACCAACAGCATTGAGTACACCCCGGCTGCCGGCACGATTACGATGTTTTCCACGTCATGGTGTGGATATTGCCGCAGACTAAAATCGCAGCTTGATTCGCCGGGAATCGGCTACACCGAAATCAATATCGAAGAAGTAGCAGGCAGCGCAGAACTGGTTGAACAACTCAACAACGGTAACCAGACCGTGCCTACCGTGATTTTCCCGGACGGCACAGCCGCTACAAATCCTTCGCTACTTGAAGTCAAGGAACGCTTGGCAGCCTAA
- the nrdF gene encoding class 1b ribonucleoside-diphosphate reductase subunit beta codes for MTPEKLKLVDQVQAINWNRIQDDKDVEVWNRLVNNFWLPEKVPLSNDVQSWATLTPDEQQLTMRVFTGLTLLDTLQGTVGAVSLIPDAITPHEEAVYTNIAFMESVHAKSYSSIFSTLCSTKEIDEAFRWSVENENLQKKAQIVMNYYTGDDPLKRKVASTLLESFLFYSGFYLPMYWSSRAKLTNTADLIRLIIRDEAVHGYYIGYKFQKGLEKVSEERREEIKAYTFDLLYELYENEIQYTHDLYDAVGLAEDVKKFLHYNANKALMNLGYEAMFPSTVTDVNPAILSALSPNADENHDFFSGSGSSYVIGKAVNTEDEDWDF; via the coding sequence ATGACACCCGAGAAGCTCAAACTGGTCGACCAGGTCCAGGCGATCAACTGGAACCGGATCCAAGACGATAAAGACGTCGAGGTCTGGAACCGTTTGGTAAACAACTTTTGGCTGCCGGAAAAGGTGCCGTTGTCCAACGACGTGCAGTCCTGGGCAACTCTGACACCGGACGAGCAGCAGCTCACCATGCGAGTGTTTACCGGCTTGACGTTGTTGGACACCCTGCAGGGTACTGTGGGTGCGGTCAGCTTGATCCCTGATGCGATCACACCGCATGAAGAAGCTGTCTACACGAACATCGCGTTCATGGAGTCGGTACACGCGAAGAGCTACTCGTCGATCTTCTCTACCTTGTGCTCCACCAAGGAGATCGACGAGGCTTTCCGTTGGTCGGTGGAGAATGAGAATCTGCAGAAAAAGGCGCAGATTGTCATGAACTACTACACCGGCGATGACCCGCTCAAGCGCAAGGTTGCTTCGACGTTGCTTGAGTCGTTCTTGTTCTACTCGGGCTTCTACCTGCCGATGTACTGGTCTTCACGCGCAAAGCTGACTAACACGGCAGACTTGATCCGTTTGATCATCCGCGATGAAGCAGTACACGGCTATTACATCGGCTACAAGTTCCAGAAGGGCTTGGAGAAGGTTTCCGAAGAGCGTCGTGAAGAGATCAAGGCTTACACCTTTGATTTGCTCTACGAGCTCTACGAGAACGAAATTCAGTACACGCACGACCTTTACGACGCTGTCGGCTTGGCTGAGGACGTCAAAAAGTTCCTGCATTACAACGCGAACAAGGCGTTGATGAACTTGGGCTACGAAGCGATGTTCCCGAGCACGGTAACGGACGTCAACCCTGCGATCCTTTCCGCGTTGTCACCGAACGCCGATGAGAATCACGACTTCTTCTCTGGCTCCGGCTCGTCTTACGTGATTGGCAAGGCTGTTAATACCGAAGACGAGGACTGGGACTTCTAA
- a CDS encoding DedA family protein, with translation MDFFTSLPFGWAFLSLFCIVMARANVTYWLGRGAAAGGRKTNLKKYLDSAPMARAESIIARWGAPAVAICFMTVGLQTAINLAAGVGRMPYPSRYLPAVIAGSVIWALLYATIGLAAINATIAAFGGEPASFVVLFLIAVAIVAAILWRRKVRSANR, from the coding sequence ATGGACTTTTTCACGTCGCTGCCTTTCGGCTGGGCATTTCTTTCTCTGTTTTGCATCGTGATGGCACGTGCAAACGTCACCTACTGGCTAGGGCGTGGCGCAGCAGCCGGCGGCCGGAAAACCAATCTCAAAAAGTACTTGGATTCGGCACCTATGGCCCGCGCAGAGTCGATCATTGCGCGCTGGGGAGCTCCCGCCGTCGCCATCTGCTTTATGACCGTGGGCTTGCAAACTGCGATCAACCTGGCCGCCGGCGTCGGCCGCATGCCGTACCCGAGTCGCTACCTGCCTGCCGTAATTGCTGGCTCGGTGATTTGGGCGCTGCTCTACGCCACCATTGGTTTGGCCGCGATCAACGCGACAATTGCGGCCTTTGGCGGCGAACCTGCCAGCTTCGTGGTGCTTTTTCTCATTGCAGTGGCCATTGTTGCTGCCATTTTATGGCGTCGCAAAGTCCGCTCCGCAAACCGGTAA
- a CDS encoding NUDIX hydrolase family protein: protein MTVRTPDPNPGWLSEGDLYEARSRLPMIYVEAVPVRLDPLGYVNEVGLLLQADDDASMIRSLVSGRVLYRETIRAALMRHIEKDLGPLALPQLPLSPVPFTVAEYFPAPSQTGFTDERQHAVSLAYVIPVTGECSPRQDALELTWMTPQEVLSPLVQAEFDGGRGELVKQALAFAGFNPA from the coding sequence ATGACCGTTCGCACCCCCGATCCGAATCCAGGCTGGCTCTCCGAAGGGGACCTCTACGAGGCACGCAGCCGACTTCCGATGATTTATGTCGAGGCAGTGCCGGTCCGCTTGGACCCGCTTGGCTACGTCAACGAAGTCGGGCTGCTGCTTCAAGCTGACGATGATGCCAGCATGATCCGCTCCTTAGTCTCGGGCCGTGTGTTGTACCGCGAGACAATCCGGGCCGCGCTGATGCGTCACATTGAAAAAGACCTTGGCCCGCTTGCCTTGCCGCAACTTCCGCTCAGCCCAGTGCCGTTCACAGTGGCCGAGTATTTCCCCGCGCCGTCGCAGACTGGATTTACCGATGAACGGCAGCACGCGGTTTCACTGGCCTACGTGATTCCAGTGACCGGTGAGTGTTCACCTCGCCAAGACGCGCTGGAGTTGACCTGGATGACTCCGCAGGAAGTGTTGAGCCCGTTGGTACAAGCCGAGTTCGACGGCGGACGCGGCGAGCTGGTGAAGCAAGCGTTGGCATTCGCCGGGTTCAACCCGGCCTAA
- a CDS encoding metal ABC transporter solute-binding protein, Zn/Mn family, whose translation MTSTFDAEDYRLKVVTTTGIIADLTRNVAGDRANVLALVPEGADPHSYEPSLRDVRNIAYADLAFTNHLLLEEHNLIKSLDANLRPGIPNISLAEASEKYGAHIMPLMENLTLNTIWPGPSTGTIYNDDSSYFDDRNKVGLDCSGFMRWAWYEATGVDWGGVATGGMDSALTSHKFSRVTNGAYQAGDVFVYNGHTAMNLGGGKMVQVQGDIEGLNVRALRTSGTTGVYRYTGDGGTPVPPGNNPPDPNSVHIWANGVRIRKGPNTQSDVVTTVSDTYTRLSCQVRGEKVTAEGYTNDIWSFSPGLGGYVNNIYLSGPADFGLPNCSGDTPPPAGGKTIHIWGTDVNVRAAANTSSTAVKTVSDQDATFSCQARGQEVQDSGYTNDIWSYSSALGGYVSNIYLKGPADFGLATC comes from the coding sequence GTGACTAGCACCTTCGACGCTGAAGACTATCGGCTCAAGGTGGTTACCACCACGGGAATCATCGCCGACTTAACCAGGAACGTGGCTGGTGACCGAGCAAATGTCTTGGCGCTTGTGCCAGAAGGTGCTGATCCGCACAGTTACGAACCCAGCCTTCGCGATGTGCGCAATATTGCTTATGCGGATTTAGCTTTCACAAATCACTTGCTGCTCGAAGAGCACAATTTGATCAAATCCCTCGATGCGAACCTCCGGCCCGGGATTCCCAACATTTCACTCGCCGAAGCCAGCGAAAAGTATGGCGCGCACATCATGCCGCTGATGGAAAACCTGACCTTGAACACCATCTGGCCGGGGCCCTCAACCGGCACTATCTATAACGACGACAGCAGCTATTTCGACGACCGAAACAAAGTGGGTCTGGATTGCTCTGGCTTCATGCGCTGGGCCTGGTACGAAGCCACCGGCGTAGATTGGGGCGGCGTTGCCACTGGCGGTATGGATAGTGCTTTGACCTCACACAAGTTCAGCCGGGTCACCAACGGCGCCTATCAAGCTGGCGATGTCTTCGTATACAACGGACACACCGCAATGAACTTGGGCGGCGGCAAAATGGTGCAAGTCCAAGGTGATATTGAAGGACTCAACGTCAGAGCCTTGCGGACCTCCGGTACCACCGGGGTCTATCGCTACACTGGCGACGGCGGCACCCCGGTGCCGCCGGGCAATAATCCGCCTGATCCCAATTCAGTGCATATTTGGGCCAATGGTGTGCGGATCCGGAAGGGACCGAATACGCAGAGCGATGTGGTAACAACCGTCAGCGACACCTACACGCGCTTGAGCTGCCAGGTCCGTGGGGAAAAGGTCACCGCTGAGGGTTACACCAACGATATTTGGAGTTTTTCGCCGGGGCTTGGTGGCTACGTCAACAACATCTATCTTTCGGGGCCAGCCGACTTTGGCTTGCCAAACTGCAGCGGGGACACGCCGCCACCGGCTGGCGGCAAGACTATTCACATTTGGGGTACCGATGTGAATGTTCGGGCCGCGGCCAATACGTCTAGTACCGCAGTGAAGACCGTGAGCGACCAAGACGCTACCTTTAGTTGCCAAGCTCGTGGTCAAGAAGTCCAGGATTCTGGTTACACGAACGACATTTGGAGCTACTCGTCCGCATTGGGTGGCTACGTCAGCAATATTTACCTTAAGGGACCGGCCGATTTTGGCTTAGCTACCTGCTGA